In Taeniopygia guttata chromosome 23, bTaeGut7.mat, whole genome shotgun sequence, the following are encoded in one genomic region:
- the ZBTB8OS gene encoding protein archease — protein MAAEDRDYNLTQEQKAVKDKYPPLCKKYEYLDHTADVQLHAWGDTLEEAFEQCAMAMFGYMTDTGTVEPVDTVEVEAEGHDLLSLLFHFLDEWLYKFSADEFFIPREVKVLHIDRRQFKIRSIGWGEEFSLAKHPQGTEVKAITYSAMQICEDEKPEVFVIIDI, from the exons ATGGCAGCTGAGGACAGGGATTACAACCTGACCCAGGAGCAGAAGGCTGTGAAGGACAAGTACCCCCCTCTCTGCAAGAAATACGAAT ATTTGGATCACACAGCAGATGTGCA GCTCCATGCCTGGGGAGACACCTTGGAAGAAGCCTTTGAGCAGTGTGCCATGGCCATGTTTGGCTACATGACAGACACAGGCACTGTGGAACCTGTGGATACAGTGGAGGTAGAGGCAGAAG GGCATGACCTGTTGTCTCTTCTCTTCCACTTCCTGGATGAGTGGCTGTATAAATTCAGTGCTGATGAGTTTTTTATACCCAGG GAAGTGAAAGTGCTTCACATTGACCGAAGGCAGTTCAAAATAAGATCAATTGG GTGGGGAGAAGAGTTCTCTTTAGCCAAACACCCACAG GGCACAGAGGTCAAAGCCATAACTTACTCAGCAATGCAGATCTGTGAAGATGAAAAGCCAGAAGTCTTTGTCATCATTGATATTTAA
- the LOC100222777 gene encoding zinc finger and BTB domain-containing protein 8A has protein sequence MEISSHQSHLLEQLNEQRKQDLFCDCNILVEGKVFKAHRNVLFASSGYFKMLLSQSSKETSQPTIATFEVFSPETFMVILDFVYSGILSLTGQNVIEVMSAASYLQMTDILNVCKTFIKSSLDINEKEKDHYLSLSAKSASTDPTPARPALYRSRRKAKSNPRRSCSIPDEKPNGNENSWSSYSSYLSSQVILQRAETQLSKRGRKQGSTRKRRKHLGLSQSRELGGCKPDRAERAGASDPTHISHGGEEAEFDAENDVDQDDFGYHPGAEAAAKRWSVAQLEQELSRTPEFMELKAEELYTSMPTILGVMSSWNEGDLPRMRFKCPFCTHTVKRRADLKRHLRCHTGERPYPCEACGKRFTRLEHLRNHFQTIHQAGKLICRKCKRHVTELTGCVVQQGTRRYRLCHKCLAEANFDSIPEDFNPSEHSPVSSTGNKRPRWALEEEQKSDEETVEEEPYNLVVRHNNEDIPDEVKEKVKPNLR, from the exons ATGGAGATTTCTTCCCACCAGTCTcacctcctggagcagctgaacgAGCAGCGGAAGCAGGACTTGTTCTGTGACTGCAACATCCTGGTGGAGGGCAAGGTCTTCAAAGCCCATCGCAATGTGCTGTTTGCCAGCAGTGGCTACTTCAAAATGCTCCTTTCGCAGAGCTCGAAGGAGACAAGTCAGCCAACCATAGCCACGTTTGAGGTCTTCTCTCCAGAGACGTTCATGGTCATCCTGGACTTTGTGTATTCAGGGATATTGTCTTTAACGGGTCAGAATGTGATCGAAGTCATGTCAGCTGCCAGCTATCTGCAGATGACAGACATCCTCAATGTCTGCAAGACCTTCATTAAGTCCTCACTGGAtattaatgaaaaggaaaaggatcaCTACCTCAGCCTCTCGGCCAAAAGTGCGAGCACTGACCCTACCCCTGCCCGCCCGGCTCTTTATCGCtccagaaggaaagcaaagagcaACCCCCGCCGTTCCTGCTCGATCCCAGACGAAAAACCCAACGGGAACGAAAACTCCTGGAGCAGTTACAGCAGCTACCTGTCCTCACAGGTGATCCTGCAGCGGGCAGAGACCCAGCTGTCCAAAAGAGGCAGGAAACAGGGCTCCACGAGAAAGCGCCGCAAGCACCTGGGGCTGTCGCAGAGCCGGGAGCTGGGAGGGTGCAAACCGGACAGAGCGGAGCGAGCCGGAGCCTCGGATCCCACTCACATCTCCCACGGGGGAGAGGAGGCTGAGTTTGATGCTGAGAACGACGTGGATCAGGATGATTTTGGCTATCATCCCGGAGCAGAGGCCGCAGCCAAGAGGTGGTCGGTTGCTCAGCTAGAAcaagaactttccagaactccTGAGTTCATGGAGTTAAAGGCAGAAGAACTGTACACCTCAATGCCCACAATTTTAGGGGTAATGAGTAGCTGGAATGAAG gtgACCTGCCCCGGATGCGTTTCAAGTGCCCGTTCTGCACGCACACGGTGAAGCGGCGGGCGGACCTGAAGCGCCACCTGCGGTGTCACACCGGGGAGCGGCCCTACCCCTGCGAGGCCTGCGGGAAGAGGTTCACCCGCCTGGAGCACCTCCGCAACCACTTCCAAACG ATACACCAAGCTGGCAAACTGATCTGCAGGAAGTGCAAGCGCCACGTCACGGAGCTGACGGGCTGCGTGGTGCAGCAGGGGACGCGGCGCTACAGACTGTGCCACAAGTGCTTGGCAGAAGCCAATTTCGACAGCATCCCCGAGGATTTCAATCCATCTGAACATTCTCCTGTCTCCTCCACGGGGAACAAACGCCCCAGATGGGCtctggaggaggagcagaaatcAGATGAAGAGACAGTGGAGGAGGAGCCCTATAATTTGGTTGTCCGACACAATAATGAGGATATTCCGGATGAGGTAAAGGAAAAGGTGAAGCCGAATCTTAGGTAG
- the ZBTB8A gene encoding zinc finger and BTB domain-containing protein 8A produces the protein MEISSHQFHLLQQLNEQRRQDLFCDCNILVEGKVFKAHRNVLFASSGYFKMLLSQSSKETSQSTTATFQAFSPDTFTVILDFVYSGKLSLTGQNVIEVMSAASYLQMTDVISVCKTFIKSSLDISEKEKDRYFSLSDKDVSSNGVDRSCVYSGGWRAESSPPHSHSSPDPGTCMMGGNTWSNFNYYPSSQRNAQQQLSKHEQRQDSIKKSRHLGLQQPSDIPHYKSSKLEDRAAEPAGHAAPPEEQVHIDTEVEAPHVGYQFGQGAEVMPRGLAVSQQEHESPRSSSKSKSSKAEEQYGSMPSILGVMGNWAEDDLARMRFKCPFCSHVVKRKADLKRHLRCHTGERPYPCEACGKRFSRLDHLSSHFRTIHQACKPICRKCKRHVTELTGQVVQEGTRRYRLCNECLAEAGIDSIRIDLEAEAPLEFPQDGDKDSRWHYGDDNRSDVEIVEDGSTDLVIQQVDDSEDEAEEKEVKPNIR, from the exons ATGGAGATTTCTTCTCACCAGTTTCACCTCTTGCAGCAACTAAATGAGCAGCGCAGGCAGGACTTGTTCTGTGACTGCAACATCCTGGTGGAGGGCAAGGTCTTCAAAGCCCATCGCAATGTGCTGTTTGCCAGCAGTGGCTACTTCAAAATGCTCCTTTCGCAGAGCTCGAAGGAGACGAGTCAGTCCACGACAGCCACTTTCCAGGCCTTTTCTCCTGACACCTTCACAGTTATCCTAGATTTTGTGTATTCAGGCAAACTGTCTCTCACTGGTCAGAATGTGATCGAAGTCATGTCGGCTGCCAGCTATCTGCAGATGACCGATGTGATCAGCGTGTGTAAAACCTTCATCAAGTCCTCGCTGGACATCAGTGAGAAGGAGAAGGATCGCTACTTCAGCCTGTCAGACAAAGATGTCAGTTCCAACGGCGTGGACCGGTCCTGCGTGTACAGTGGAGGGTGGAGGGCAGAGAGCAGCCCCCCGCATTCCCACTCCAGCCCAGACCCTGGGACTTGTATGATGGGTGGCAACACTTGGAGCAATTTCAACTATTACCCCAGCTCTCAAAGAaatgcccagcagcagctgtccaaACACGAGCAGCGGCAGGATTCCATCAAGAAATCCCggcacctggggctgcagcagccttcAGACATCCCCCACTATAAATCCAGCAAGCTGGAGGACAGGGCTGCCGAGCCCGCCGGCCACGCCGCGCCGCCCGAGGAGCAAGTCCACATCGACACGGAGGTGGAAGCTCCTCACGTGGGCTACCAGTTTGGCCAAGGGGCTGAGGTGATGCCCAGGGGCTTGGCTGTGTCGCAGCAGGAGCACGAGTCACCCCGCTCCTCCAGTAAATCCAAATCCTCCAAAGCTGAGGAGCAGTACGGGAGCATGCCCTCCATCCTGGGAGTCATGGGGAACTGGGCTGAAG ATGACCTGGCCAGGATGAGGTTCAAGTGTCCATTCTGCAGCCACGTGGTGAAGAGAAAAGCCGACCTCAAGCGTCACCTTCGCTGTCACACGGGAGAGCGGCCGTACCCCTGCGAGGcgtgtgggaagagattcagCAGGCTGGATCACCTCAGCAGCCATTTTCGAACT ATCCACCAGGCGTGCAAGCCCATCTGCAGGAAGTGCAAGCGCCACGTCACCGAGCTGACGGGCCAGGTGGTGCAGGAGGGGACACGGCGCTACAGACTGTGCAACGAGTGCCTGGCCGAGGCGGGCATCGACAGCATCCGCATTGACTTGGAGGCTGAGGCGCCTCTGGAGTTCCCACAGGACGGGGACAAGGATTCCAGGTGGCACTACGGCGACGACAACAGGTCCGACGTGGAGATCGTGGAGGACGGCTCCACCGACTTGGTCATCCAGCAAGTGGATGACAGCGAGGATGAAGCGGAGGAGAAGGAAGTGAAACCAAATATTAGGTAG
- the RBBP4 gene encoding histone-binding protein RBBP4 isoform X1 — MADKEAAFDDAVEERVINEEYKIWKKNTPFLYDLVMTHALEWPSLTAQWLPDVTRPEGKDFSIHRLVLGTHTSDEQNHLVIASVQLPNDDAQFDASHYDSEKGEFGGFGSVSGKIEIEIKINHEGEVNRARYMPQNPCIIATKTPSSDVLVFDYTKHPSKPDPSGECNPDLRLRGHQKEGYGLSWNPNLSGHLLSASDDHTICLWDISAVPKEGKVVDAKTIFTGHTAVVEDVSWHLLHESLFGSVADDQKLMIWDTRSNNTSKPSHSVDAHTAEVNCLSFNPYSEFILATGSADKTVALWDLRNLKLKLHSFESHKDEIFQVQWSPHNETILASSGTDRRLNVWDLSKIGEEQSPEDAEDGPPELLFIHGGHTAKISDFSWNPNEPWVICSVSEDNIMQVWQMAENIYNDEDPEGSVDPEGQGS; from the exons ATGGCGGATAAGGAAG CAGCCTTTGATGATGCAGTGGAAGAGCGTGTGATCAACGAGGAATATAAGATATGGAAAAAGAACACCCCCTTCCTGTATGATCTGGTGATGACCCATGCCCTGGAGTGGCCCAGCTTGACTGCTCAGTGGCTTCCTGATGTCACAAG ACCTGAAGGCAAAGATTTCAGCATCCACAGGTTGGTGCTGGGCACCCACACCTCAGATGAACAAAACCACCTGGTGATCGCCAGCGTGCAGCTGCCCAACGACGATGCCCAGTTTGATGCTTCCCACTATGACAGTGAGAAAGGAG AGTTTGGAGGCTTTGGCTCAGTAAGTGGAAAAATTGAGATTGAAATCAAGATAAACCACGAGGGAGAGGTGAACAGAGCCCGTTACATGCCCCAGAACCCCTGCATCATCGCCACCAAGACTCCCTCCAGCGATGTCCTGGTCTTTGATTACACCAAACACCCCTCCAAACCAG ATCCTTCTGGAGAGTGCAACCCAGACCTGCGTCTCCGTGGGCACCAGAAGGAGGGGTACGGGCTGTCCTGGAACCCCAACCTCAGCGGGCACTTGCTGAGTGCTTCTGATGATCAC aCCATTTGCTTGTGGGATATCAGTGCTGTTCCCAAAGAAGGCAAAGTGGTGGATGCCAAGACCATCTTCACAGGACACACAGCGGTGGTGGAAGATGTATCCTGGCACCTGCTCCATGAATCCCTCTTTGGATCTGTTGCTGATGATCAGAAGCTCATGAT ctgggaCACCCGGTCAAACAACACCTCCAAACCCAGTCATTCCGTGGATGCTCACACAGCTGAGGTGAACTGCCTCTCCTTCAACCCCTACAGTGAGTTTATCCTGGCCACAGGATCAGCTGATAAG actgTTGCTCTATGGGACTTGAGGAACCTAAAACTGAAGCTGCACTCCTTTGAATCACATAAAGACGAAATATTTCAG GTTCAGTGGTCTCCCCACAATGAAACCATCCTGGCCTCCAGTGGCACAGACCGCAGGCTAAATGTTTGGGACTTGAG taaaatTGGAGAGGAGCAATCCCCTGAGGATGCTGAGGATGgtcccccagagctgctg TTTATCCATGGCGGTCATACTGCAAAGATCTCGGATTTCTCCTGGAATCCCAATGAGCCCTGGGTCATTTGTTCTGTATCAGAAGATAATATCATGCAAGTCTGGCAAATG
- the LOC121468050 gene encoding uncharacterized protein, producing MKLNVPLKKMKTIISLLTSVLSQEGWQSQDRVIWHGRLCYSREQIHSRAAGRDAGLDSCRPLELRSLQAAPGRRGAKSSCGCDRDRASKPAIPHRTGDSASKPAIPPRNRRFRLEPAIPPRPAPPGPRSGRKARRQRPGLPGIGRGRRHSPARPVPGSPGRPTAPEPPGPAPAAGTAAPACPGRLRAPLRPHGAPRAGRAACGNGAAAAAPPEPPVSPPGARCPVPLPSRRPQPLPPAAPPPPAPRSPFVSAPGAANGARRGRGSAGTERLRAAPGSTERLRAAPGGPKRPRPLRSPAPSSQPGWLRGPFRPNPSALPGLPACGSRHSPAGCCGRLPPSRGERAVAAGSPAPPRGSPCLQATRRCSRSPEPCEPERERNKSVLQRRCDIFFSLFSFQTQAVLLKSS from the exons ATGAAATTAAACGTTCCtctaaaaaaaatgaagacaatTATTTCACTATTGACTTCAGTGCTGT CACAAGAGGGATGGCAAAGCCAAGACCGCGTTATTTGGCACGGACGGCTGTGCTACAGCCGGGAGCAAATCCATTCCCGGGCTGCGGGGCGGGATGCGGGGCTGGACTCGTGCCGCCCGCTGGAGCTGCGCAGCCTTCAGGCAGCTCCGGGAAGACGAGGAGCCAAGAGCAGCTGCGGCTGCGACCGCGACCGTGCCTCGAAACCGGCGATTCCGCATCGAACCGGCGATTCCGCCTCGAAACCGGCGATTCCGCCTCGAAACCGGCGATTCCGCCTCGAACCGGCGATTCCGCctcgccccgctccgcccgggccccgctccgGGAGGAAGGCACGGCGGCAGCGCCCCGGCCTCCCTGGCATTGGCCGCGGCCGCCGTCACTCACCCGCCCGGCCGGTCCCCGGCAGCCCGGGACGCCCGACGGCGCcggagccgcccggccccgctcccgccgcgggGACCGCCGCGCCCGCCTGTCCCGGCCGGCTGCGCGCTCCCCTCCGCCCGCACGGAGCGCCCCGGGCCGGCCGTGCCGCCTGCGGGAACGGAGCCGCGGCTGCCGCTCCGCCAgagccccccgtgtccccgcccggtgcccggtgcccggtgccgctcccgtCCCGCCGCCCGCAGCCGCTTCCGCCGGCAGCGcctccgccgcccgccccgcgcagcCCCTTTGTGTCCGCGCCCGGGGCTGCAAATGGCGCCCGCCGGGGACGCGGCAGCGCCGGCACCGAGCGGCTCCGGGCGGCTCCGGGCAGCACCGAGCGGCTCCGGGCGGCACCGGGCGGCCCGAAGCGCCCGCGGCCGCTGCGGAGCCCCGCGCCCTCCTCGCAGCCGGGCTGGCTGCGGGGCCCGTTCCGCCCCAATCCCAGCGCCCTGCCCGGCCTACCGGCGTGCGGGAGCCGCCACTCACCGGCGGGGTGCTGCGGGCGGCTGCCGCCgagccggggggagcgggcggTGGCTGCGGGATCCCCGGCTCCGCCTCGGGGCTCGCCGTGCCTGCAGGCGACGCGCCgctgctcccgcagccccgAGCCCTGCGAGCCCGAACGGGAGAGAAACAAAAG CGTCCTCCAAAGGAGATGTGACatcttcttttctct ATTCTCCTTTCAAACCCAGGCCGTGCTCTTAAAATCTTCATGA
- the RBBP4 gene encoding histone-binding protein RBBP4 isoform X2, with the protein MADKEAFDDAVEERVINEEYKIWKKNTPFLYDLVMTHALEWPSLTAQWLPDVTRPEGKDFSIHRLVLGTHTSDEQNHLVIASVQLPNDDAQFDASHYDSEKGEFGGFGSVSGKIEIEIKINHEGEVNRARYMPQNPCIIATKTPSSDVLVFDYTKHPSKPDPSGECNPDLRLRGHQKEGYGLSWNPNLSGHLLSASDDHTICLWDISAVPKEGKVVDAKTIFTGHTAVVEDVSWHLLHESLFGSVADDQKLMIWDTRSNNTSKPSHSVDAHTAEVNCLSFNPYSEFILATGSADKTVALWDLRNLKLKLHSFESHKDEIFQVQWSPHNETILASSGTDRRLNVWDLSKIGEEQSPEDAEDGPPELLFIHGGHTAKISDFSWNPNEPWVICSVSEDNIMQVWQMAENIYNDEDPEGSVDPEGQGS; encoded by the exons ATGGCGGATAAGGAAG CCTTTGATGATGCAGTGGAAGAGCGTGTGATCAACGAGGAATATAAGATATGGAAAAAGAACACCCCCTTCCTGTATGATCTGGTGATGACCCATGCCCTGGAGTGGCCCAGCTTGACTGCTCAGTGGCTTCCTGATGTCACAAG ACCTGAAGGCAAAGATTTCAGCATCCACAGGTTGGTGCTGGGCACCCACACCTCAGATGAACAAAACCACCTGGTGATCGCCAGCGTGCAGCTGCCCAACGACGATGCCCAGTTTGATGCTTCCCACTATGACAGTGAGAAAGGAG AGTTTGGAGGCTTTGGCTCAGTAAGTGGAAAAATTGAGATTGAAATCAAGATAAACCACGAGGGAGAGGTGAACAGAGCCCGTTACATGCCCCAGAACCCCTGCATCATCGCCACCAAGACTCCCTCCAGCGATGTCCTGGTCTTTGATTACACCAAACACCCCTCCAAACCAG ATCCTTCTGGAGAGTGCAACCCAGACCTGCGTCTCCGTGGGCACCAGAAGGAGGGGTACGGGCTGTCCTGGAACCCCAACCTCAGCGGGCACTTGCTGAGTGCTTCTGATGATCAC aCCATTTGCTTGTGGGATATCAGTGCTGTTCCCAAAGAAGGCAAAGTGGTGGATGCCAAGACCATCTTCACAGGACACACAGCGGTGGTGGAAGATGTATCCTGGCACCTGCTCCATGAATCCCTCTTTGGATCTGTTGCTGATGATCAGAAGCTCATGAT ctgggaCACCCGGTCAAACAACACCTCCAAACCCAGTCATTCCGTGGATGCTCACACAGCTGAGGTGAACTGCCTCTCCTTCAACCCCTACAGTGAGTTTATCCTGGCCACAGGATCAGCTGATAAG actgTTGCTCTATGGGACTTGAGGAACCTAAAACTGAAGCTGCACTCCTTTGAATCACATAAAGACGAAATATTTCAG GTTCAGTGGTCTCCCCACAATGAAACCATCCTGGCCTCCAGTGGCACAGACCGCAGGCTAAATGTTTGGGACTTGAG taaaatTGGAGAGGAGCAATCCCCTGAGGATGCTGAGGATGgtcccccagagctgctg TTTATCCATGGCGGTCATACTGCAAAGATCTCGGATTTCTCCTGGAATCCCAATGAGCCCTGGGTCATTTGTTCTGTATCAGAAGATAATATCATGCAAGTCTGGCAAATG
- the ZBTB8B gene encoding zinc finger and BTB domain-containing protein 8B, with protein MEVQSYYAKLLGELNEQRKRDFFCDCSIIVEGRIFKAHKNILFANSGYFRALLIHYIQDSGRHSTASLDIVTSEAFSVILDFLYSGKLDLCGDNVIEVMSAASYLQMTDVVNFCKSYIRSSLDICRKMEREAAALYQADSGSSAREGTSAGSRSAASCSAQEKIPECRRDPPCGDCAGCQPPELAAPGAPEPAGGVEPKVELDPDEAEAEAGGRLAPFPAPASLGQGEEGQPLELACNNFHMKQFLEALLRNGSAPRKEEVVHHFVRGFEGRAEDAGVAVSSMMDIHSDWYGEDTGDVLVVPIKLHKCPFCPYTAKQKGILKRHIRSHTGERPYPCDTCGKRFTRQEHLRSHALSVHRSNKPIICKGCRRTFTNSLSQGLRRFGLCDSCTCVTTTHEDSLPINLSLVETASEGQEKGDADNDWPIYVESGEENDPAEDEDGDDKQEIHRSLSDRETLM; from the exons ATGGAGGTGCAATCCTACTACGCCAAGCTGCTGGGGGAGCTGAACGAGCAGCGCAAGCGGGATTTCTTCTGCGACTGCAGCATCATCGTGGAGGGCAGGATCTTCAAAGCCCACAAGAACATCCTGTTCGCCAACAGCGGCTACTTCCGAGCGCTGCTCATCCACTACATCCAGGACAGCGGGCGCCACAGCACGGCCTCGCTGGACATCGTCACCTCCGAGGCTTTCTCCGTCATCCTGGATTTCCTCTACTCGGGGAAGCTGGATCTGTGCGGCGACAACGTCATCGAGGTGATGTCCGCCGCCAGCTACCTGCAGATGACCGACGTGGTCAACTTCTGCAAAAGCTACATCAGGTCCTCCTTGGACATCTGCAGGAAGATGGagagggaggcggcggcgctgTACCAGGCCGACAGCGGCAGCTCGGCCAGGGAGGGCACCTCGGCGGGCTCCAGGAGCGCTGCCTCGTGCTCGGCGCAGGAGAAGATTCCGGAATGCCGGCGGGACCCTCCGTGCGGGGActgtgctggctgccagcccccGGAGCTGGCAGCCCCCGGAGCCCCCGAGCCGGCCGGAGGGGTGGAACCCAAGGTGGAGTTGGACCCCGACGAGGCGGAGGCGGAGGCGGGCGGGCGGCTGGCGCCGTTCCCCGCGCCCGCCTCgctggggcagggggaagaggggcagcccctggagctggcCTGCAACAATTTCCACATGAAGCAGTTCCTGGAGGCTCTGCTGCGCAACGGCTCGGCCCCGAGGAAGGAGGAGGTGGTGCATCACTTTGTCCGGGGATTTGAGGGTAGGGCTGAGGATGCAGGAGTGGCCGTGAGCTCCATGATGGACATTCACAGCGACTGGTATGGTGAGGACACAG GTGACGTGCTGGTGGTGCCCATCAAGCTGCACAAGTGCCCGTTCTGCCCCTACACGGCCAAGCAGAAGGGGATCCTGAAGCGCCACATCCGCTCGCACACCGGGGAGCGGCCGTACCCCTGCGACACCTGCGGGAAGCGCTTCACCCGCCAGGAGCACCTGCGCAGCCACGCCCTGAGC GTCCATCGCTCCAACAAGCCCATCATCTGCAAGGGCTGCAGGAGAACCTTCACCAACAGCCTGTCGCAGGGGCTGCGGCGCTTCGGGCTCTGTGACAGCTGCACCTGTGTCACCACCACCCACGAGGACTCCCTGCCCATCAACCTCAGCCTGGTGGAGACGGCCTCGGAAGGGCAGGAAAAAGGGGATGCTGACAACGATTGGCCCATCTATGTGGAGTCTGGAGAGGAAAACGACCCagctgaggatgaggatggcGATGACAAGCAGGAAATCCACCGGAGTTTGTCAGACAGAGAGACTTTGATGTAG